In the Methanosphaera stadtmanae DSM 3091 genome, TAAAGAAATTAAAAATTTCCTCCTTATGTTTAATAGAATAATTAGTAAAAGTACTAATAAAACTCACATCTAAGCCATGTTTTTTTGCAATCTCATAACCCTTCATTGTTTTTTCATAATATCCAACACCACGTTGAATATCATTAAGTTCTTGAGGTCCATCAAGACTACTGCCTATTGGAATTTCATACTTTTTGAATAAAGAAGCTAACTTATCATCCATTTTCCATAGATTTGTTTGAATTGCAAAGGCAGGATATAAATCACTAAGCTCTTTACTTATTTTATCTAATGAATATTCAAAGAACTCATAACCTGCAAGTAAAGGTTCTCCTCCATGGAATGTGAAAGTAACAGGTTCTTTCTTAAAAGTCTTTAGCCACTCAACAATATCATCCATTGTCTTAGTAGACATACAAAGAGATGTTGTCTCTGAACTCCAACAATAACTACAATTTGCTGGACATCCCATTGTTGGTATTATCATTACATGCACTTATATCACCTAATTAATCTTCAAGATAGTAGTATTCACCTTGTTCTTTTTGTTGTCTGTCAAGATAACTATCTGTTTTATTTACTCTTGGTCTGTTTGTTTCCTTATCACGTCTAAATGAAATATCAACATCAGATAAGAATTTATTCATAGCATCTCTTAGGTGAATTGGTGCTGTTGAATGACCAGATACTCCAGATTCACCATAAAATACCATTGCTTTATCAGATATATAATCAATAAAGATAATATCATGGTCAATAATAATAGCTGATGTATCATCCCTTGTTATTAAGTGTTTTATTGCTTTAGCAACTTTTAGTCTTTGTTCAACATCAAGGAATGCTGTAGGTTCATCAAGAAGATAAACATCTGCATCTTGTGATAGAGTTACAGCTGTAGCTAATCTTTGTAATTCTCCACCAGATAATTTACTTACTTGTTTATCAAGAATCTTATCTAAATCAAAAGGTTTTGAAATATCTGTTTTAAATACATTTGTTCCATAACCCTTTGCATGCATAAATAAGAAATCTTGTACCGAACCTTCAAAGTCAGATAAGATATACTGTGGTTTATATGCAATTTCAATCTCTTCTTCAACTTCACCACTATCAGGTTTTACAACTCCAGCTAATATTTTAGCGTATGTTGTTTTACCAATACCATTTGGTCCAAATGCTGTTATTACTTGACTTTGATTAACTTCACCAGCATCAACTTTAAGTTCGAAGTTATCATATTTCTTATGGAAGTCAGTGTATGTTGTTATTGTATCTGAGTCTATTAAATCACTTGGTGGTCTTATTTCAAATTCAATTGGTTGTTTTCTTATTCTTATATTTTCTTCTTTTAAAAATCCATTAATATATGCATTGATACCAACTCTTACACCACGAAGTTTAGATACAACACCATATCCTCCTTCTTCACCATACATCACATGAACATAATCACTCATAGCATCCAATGTTGCAAGGTCGTGTTCAATAACAAGTACGTTACGATTTTCTTTTGTTAAATCCCTAATTACTTCTACTGTATTTAGTCTTTGTTTAACATCAAGCCATGATGTTGGTTCATCTATATAATAGAAGTTTGCATCTTTAAGAACTGAAGCTGCTATTGCAATTCTTTGAAGTTCCCCACCAGATAAATTTCCTAGTCTACGATCTAATGTATTTTTTAGTTCAAGTTTTTCAACAACTTCATCTAATTTATTTCTCTCATCTACACCTTCAAGAAGTTGAGATACCTTTCCTTTAACTACTTTTGGTAGTTGATCCACCATTTGTGGTTTATATGCTATTTTTATCTCATTATTACTTAGTTTTTTAAAGTAATTTTGTAATTGTGACCCTTTAAAGTATTCAATCACATTATCCCAAGAACCTTCTTCATTGTAATTACCAAAGTTTGGTATGATTTGACCTGATAATATATTTAGTATTGTTGATTTTCCAATACCATTTGGTCCAAGTAAACCTACAACAGAACCATCTTCTATTGTTGGCATACCAAATAATTCAAAACTATTTGGCCCATATCTATGAATTGGCTTATCATCTAATACTTCGGGTAGGTTAATGATATTTATTGCATTGAATACACACCTATTTACACATATTCCACAACCAGAACATAGTTCTTCTGATATCTCTGGTTTTTTATCATCTTCACTTATTATTATTGTATCTTCTTCCATTCTTACTCCAGGACAATACTCAATACATGCATAGTTACATTTCTTTGGTTGACATTTATCCTTTTCTAAAATAGCAATTCTAGACAAAAACAACTCCCCTTTTTAATATTATAAAAAAAATAATTTATTTAAATAAAAATCTCTTTAATTTTCTATAAATATGAAAAATAATCACTATTATCAATGATTTATCAATAATATTTATATCTATAAAGATATATATTTATTTAGAATTATTATGTCACTGAAAATAAGGGTAATATCCAGTAACTTAAAATGTTTATTATTAGGGGGAGATTTATTTCCATTACTTTTATTTTGATTTATGTATAACATATAGTAAATGTGTGATTATTTTGGACAAAAATACGGTATTATCATATCTTCTTATCAATACATCACCTAGATGATTCTGAAAAAGAATTTTTATACAATCATCAATGATTGATAATATGTCATGGCTTAAAGAGATTGGTTAGAGGAATGTTGATGTATTTTATAAATTTTATTGTTATTTTGTAATTTATGGATAAAAATTATTGAAACTTGTTTTTTATATTATTTTTTAGAAAAAAATAGTTTAAATCTATTTATTTTAGTTCATATTCTTAATTTAGATTTTATTAATACTTAAAATATAAATTTAATCATGTTCATGTTTAAAACATATATTTTACTTTGTAATATTTTTAAAACTATAATATGTTTCTTGATTTTTCTATGATTTCATTAAAGAATACACAATTAAATTTGAATTTTTTTTATTGTAAATTTGATATTATTTTTTATTTCCACCTATTTTTGATATAATGGATAGGTGGTTTGATTTTTTTTTATCTTGAATATATTCTAGGGTTTTCTACAATATACTAAAGATTTAAACTATTATTCATAAAAATAATGGATTATGTTCATTTTATTTTTATTTTCTTAGGGGCTTATTTTACTTATAATTAAAGCTTTAGGTCTATTTTCATTCCTGGTTTAAGTAATAATTAGTAGGTCTTATATAAAGTATTTTTCAAACGCTTAACATGATTTTAAAAAGTAACAAAGAACTAATATATTCTAAAAAAAACACATAATATTTAGTTTTAAAAGATATATCTTTGTATTAATTCCTATATTTGGTATTGAAAACTTAATAATTATATACAACTAAAAACAATACATATAAATACTATAAAAATATATTTTTGTATAGGAGTGATATTATGGAGACTTTACCTATTGCACCAATTGGTAGAATTCTATCAAATGCAGGTGCACCTAGAGCAACAAAAGATGCAAAAGTAGAATTATCCCAACAATTAACAGAATTAGGGGAAATTATAGCTGACGAAGCTGTAGCTATTGCAAAGCATTCTGGTAGAAAAACAGTGAAAGCATCTGATGTTGAACTAGCGGTAAAACTCAAATTTTAAAATTCTAAAAAAAAATTAAATCAACCATAAAAATTCAAAAATATTTTTTTTTATAATGAGGCAAATAACACAACATCTAAAAATATATGTTTTTTAAACCTCAATTTATTTTTTATTTAATAATATTTACTTATAATCAAAAAAGGAAAAAAAGAGGATTGTATTAATAATATATTCCTATTATATTTTATTTTTATAATAATTTTTCATGTTTGAATAATATTTTGTTTATATTTTTTTTAAAAGTAATACTTTTTAATGGAAAAGTATTTATCTTTGTATGTATATATAATTATAACATAGAAGTAATACTATTTTTATAATTAGTATTAATTCTATATAAATATACTAAACAGAACTCTCAAATGGAATAAGTATCAAAAAGAAATAAATTAGTATAAAAACTATGAAAGAAGATTATCTAATTTGGAGAATAAAAAAACTAGCTCCCTTTAAAAATATACTCCTATAAAGAATTTAATCTTTCACATCACCTATCCTCCCCTCTTTATTTTTCCTTTTTTATAATAATTCATAATTTATAACTACTACTTTCATATTAAAAAATATAATTTCAATTAGAAACATATGTATAATATAATAAAAAAGAAAAATGTCTTTTGACATTTTAATAATTTTTTAGGAGTTTATCTTAATGATAAATAGTTTTAAAAAAGTTATTAAAGATAATAAAATAGAATTATTCTACATTACATTTCTAATAATTTCTCTACTAGTTATTAGTATTCCTAGATTATTTACACAATACTCTATAGGAATTGGTAATTGGGATACGTATCTTTATTTAGAAAATGCTCGTAGTTTTGCTAGTATGGGATGGGGTGATGTTGCTAGTATTTCACCTGTTGTTCCATATATATTATCATTATTCTTTAGAATAATAAATAGTACACCTCAAGAGGCAATATTTAATCTAAGTGTATTGATGTACATAGTAGGAACTGTTAGTTTATATTTAATATTTAGATTCAAGTTTAATCATATGATAAGTTATGTTGGAAGTATAATTTATGCAACATTTACCCTACTTTATTCATGGGTTGCCATTGGAGGTAATGATATAACAGGTGTTTCATTAACATTACTTACAATATATCTTATATTATTAGCACATGAAAAAAACAATAAATACTATTATATTGCCATGCCAATAGCGGCATTTGCATTTTTATCAAGATACACAGCAGGAGTAATGATTTTTGCAATAATCTTTTATTTATTAATTAATAAAATAAGTAAAAATGAATTTAAAACCTTCATTAAAGGTAGTGTTCTTGGAGTATTATGTGTTAGTCCATTTCTGTATCATTTCTATAGAATTTTATCCACACCTTTTCCATTTCTGGGACAATTTAGTGGTACTGTAAATAATACAAAAGTTCTTGATGCAGGATATCTTCCAGATACAATGTATTATATTAAACATATACCTAACTACATTACAAGTTATATACCACATACTGGTGCTACCTTTGAAAATGTAGTAAATCCTATGGGTAACATTCCATCTGTTATAAGCTATGTTTTTATAATATTATGTATAATTGGAATTTTTTTAATATTCTACAATAGTTATAAATATGTAATTAAAAGTAATAGAAGACTTTTAACAGGAAATAATCAAATCAATATAATAATAGCACTAATACTTACAATAATATGTCTTATTAGTATTAACAGTGTATCATATATCATTACAACAATACTTACACTTTCAGTATTATACATAATAAAGCATATACTGGAGGATTATGATATTTGGTACTTAAATTATGATTTATTGATGTTATCCTTGCTACTGGTTTATATAATATTCCAATCAATACTCTCTACTAAAAATGATCGTTACTTTATCACAGTATTACCATTTATAGCATACTTCATTACAAATGCCCTATATTATATCTATAATTTCATTGACTTTAAAATTGAAATAAAAAATATTAAAATATCAACAATAATATCTATAGTGATTGTATTGTTCCTTCTTGGAAATTCATTATGTTATAATAATAATATTCCAGAAGAAAATCATTTTAATAACATTCAACAGGCATGTAAATGGTTTGATGATAATTGTGAATTTGATAATACAACAGTAATTTATTCTGATAATTGGCCTGCAGTATCATGGTATTTGAATGTGTATTGTCGTAGAGGTGTTCCTGATGTTACTATGGAAAATACTACATGGACATTTACTAAGAATATATTAAAAAGTAATGATGAGCATGAACCTGCATCATTTTATATTGATACAAATAATGAAAATAAGATGGATTATGTTGGACTTAGTAAGATTAAAAGTATTAATGATGTGCAAATCTATCAAAATACCTATGAAAAGGAATATAACATACGAAGTCGTGGTTTACTAGAATATAAAGATTATTATAACATGCTATTTAAAGAACATATGAATGAAAGTGATTATTATGATTAATAACTTTAATTTAAAAAATAAATTATTGATTTTACTTATTATAATATCAAGTATATATACAGCAATTCTAGTACATATTCAATCAATTATTGGTGTTAGTTATTGGGATATCTTTGTTTATCTGCAAAATTCAATGTTATTTGCTCATATTAATATTGGTAGTCAACTTAGTGTTCCTCCAGTATTATCTCTATTAACATCAATACCCTTCAGGATGGGATTTATTTCTGAAACAACATTGTTTTGTGTTTCAGGAATATTATTTATTCTATTGATTGTTGGAATTTACTTGTTATTTAATGAGAAATTTTCACCAGAACTATCATTTATTGGAAGTTTATTCTTTTCAATGTTATCATTAGTTGTAACATGGGCTGTAACAGGATCAAATGATATTCCCTCATTAACATTTAGTGTATGGGCATTATATTTCACTATAAAAGGTTTAAATAAGAGTTTTAACTACTATTATCTTGCATTCACATGTTTTCTAATGGCTTTTTTCACTAGATTTACAGAGGGCTTTATTTTAATTGTAATGATAAGTTACATACTTATGAATAAAGATAAATTCAAAGTACAAATAAATAAAAATGATATTTTAAAGCTATTCATGTTCATTGTCTTTCTATGTGCTATTATAGGAGGATTTTATCTATATAAACAACATACAATTCCATTTCTAAGTCAATTTATGGAGGTATCTAGTAGTAGTCAAGTATCTTCAGTTAATATTGGTTATGATTTAAATCCATACTATTATATTGAATATATTCCACAATTATTAACAAGTACTAATGTAAGTTTGTTGTATGATAAAACACTAACAACAATATACAACACACCTACACTTCTTTCATATGTAATTTTAGTATTAATGTGTGGTGGTGTTATTTTATCATTTAAAGGAGTATATAAAAAAGAGAATATTCATAATTTCTCCTTTATATTAGCAGTGATTTTAGGTATTATAACAATAATAACATATCTTCATGTATCTTATATATTTACAGAAATATTATTTACAATAACATTACTGTTATTATATAAATCATCATTAAACAAAATAAATCAAATGGATTTACTTATGATTTTATGGATGGGAATTTTTATTATATTACATTCATATCATCCTGTGAAAGTTGATAGATATATTTTACCAACATTCATACCAATAACATACTTCATGATAAATGGAATAAAAAACATAACAATAAAAAATAAGAAAACACCACTAATAATACTAACAATATTGCTTGTTATACTAATACCAATTAACTACAGCTACATAAACTCAATAACACATCCAAATCCACAAAGCTATGAAGAAAAACAAGCAGCAACCTGGTTAGAGGCATATGATAATCAGCTAACAAACTACAATATATCCTCAGATAGGGGAGTAGCATTTAGTTGGTACTTAAAAAAGTACACCTACACAACAATACCAAGAGTATTAGAACAAAACAATGAAACACTAGAAAATAAACTAAAAACAATAAATGCTAAGTATTATATTGATGCAACAAGTAACACCACATCAATAGATGGATATCATATAATATACACAAATAATAAAGAGAAATATGGAATAAAAATATATCAAAAAGATTAGGAAAAAAAAAATAATATGTATACAAAAGAAGAATTAATAGAAAAAATCATTAAAATAAGAGAAGATATTGGACATGATCATGTTCAACCAGAAATAAAAGAAATACATTATGAAAATGATGAATTAACAATTATAGCACCAGATAGACCAGAAAAATCAATAATCATAGGTAAAGGTGGATGGGTAGTAGGAAAACTAAGAGAACAACTACATGTTAAATCAATTCATGTAATATCATACACAGATATAGTTCTAAAAAAATATCAATTAGAATTATCTCTAAAACATGTGAAAAAAATAATAGATAATGTAATTCCAGAAAACTACATAGAACCATTTAACAACCTATATAAACTACTTGAAAAAAAATACAATGCACCATACAACAATACAATAGTATCCAACTACATCAAAGAAAACATAGATAGACAACCAATAGAAAACACACCTGTTGTAGTAGCACTATCAGGTGGAGTTGACAGTAGCTTCACAACAGTACTTACAAAAGCATTGGGATTTAATTTAGAAACAGTAACAGTAAATCCTGGAACTATAATTCTTCCAAATCAATTTAAGCATAATATTCATAATCTAACAACAGCAATCAATGTAAAACATACATATCTTGAAACAGACATGACTCATATTATAGAAGAGGCATTAAGTGGTAAAATACATCCATGTGGTAGATGTTCAAGTCACATTGAGGAAGTAGTATCTGACTATCTAAAAGATACACAAAAATCAGTAATGATATATGGTGACTTACTATCTACAGGTTCACAATCAATTGTAAAAAAAGATGATATTATTAGAATAAATCTACCAGCACTATTTAGAATGGAAAAATCAGAAATAAAAACTATTGTAACAAATTATTCAGTGAAAAAAATTAAAGGATATGGATGTCCTCTAGTTGTCCAGGTTCATAAAAAATATCCCCAGTACAGATCATTTTCAATACAAAGAGTACTTAGAGAAACAAGAGCAGGAATTCTTGAACCTGGAGAAGCCCTTGATTTAATTAAAACTATTTAATTACTTGAAGAACTCCATATATAATTAAAAATAATCCTATAATATAAGCTACAAGTGCAGGATATATCAGTATTAAAATACCTGCTATAATACATAAAACATATAAACATTGTGTACTATCAATATTAACCATATTTAATCCCTCAAAAATTAATTAAAAGAGTCTCCCAAAAAGAACCATGAGAAAAGGAGACTCTATAAATAATATGCAACATTCATGCATATTTATAAAAAATTCTATTTACTAATTTTATATC is a window encoding:
- a CDS encoding ribosome biogenesis/translation initiation ATPase RLI, with the translated sequence MSRIAILEKDKCQPKKCNYACIEYCPGVRMEEDTIIISEDDKKPEISEELCSGCGICVNRCVFNAINIINLPEVLDDKPIHRYGPNSFELFGMPTIEDGSVVGLLGPNGIGKSTILNILSGQIIPNFGNYNEEGSWDNVIEYFKGSQLQNYFKKLSNNEIKIAYKPQMVDQLPKVVKGKVSQLLEGVDERNKLDEVVEKLELKNTLDRRLGNLSGGELQRIAIAASVLKDANFYYIDEPTSWLDVKQRLNTVEVIRDLTKENRNVLVIEHDLATLDAMSDYVHVMYGEEGGYGVVSKLRGVRVGINAYINGFLKEENIRIRKQPIEFEIRPPSDLIDSDTITTYTDFHKKYDNFELKVDAGEVNQSQVITAFGPNGIGKTTYAKILAGVVKPDSGEVEEEIEIAYKPQYILSDFEGSVQDFLFMHAKGYGTNVFKTDISKPFDLDKILDKQVSKLSGGELQRLATAVTLSQDADVYLLDEPTAFLDVEQRLKVAKAIKHLITRDDTSAIIIDHDIIFIDYISDKAMVFYGESGVSGHSTAPIHLRDAMNKFLSDVDISFRRDKETNRPRVNKTDSYLDRQQKEQGEYYYLED
- a CDS encoding histone family protein, which translates into the protein METLPIAPIGRILSNAGAPRATKDAKVELSQQLTELGEIIADEAVAIAKHSGRKTVKASDVELAVKLKF
- a CDS encoding ATPase, whose amino-acid sequence is MYTKEELIEKIIKIREDIGHDHVQPEIKEIHYENDELTIIAPDRPEKSIIIGKGGWVVGKLREQLHVKSIHVISYTDIVLKKYQLELSLKHVKKIIDNVIPENYIEPFNNLYKLLEKKYNAPYNNTIVSNYIKENIDRQPIENTPVVVALSGGVDSSFTTVLTKALGFNLETVTVNPGTIILPNQFKHNIHNLTTAINVKHTYLETDMTHIIEEALSGKIHPCGRCSSHIEEVVSDYLKDTQKSVMIYGDLLSTGSQSIVKKDDIIRINLPALFRMEKSEIKTIVTNYSVKKIKGYGCPLVVQVHKKYPQYRSFSIQRVLRETRAGILEPGEALDLIKTI
- a CDS encoding glycosyltransferase family 39 protein; translation: MINSFKKVIKDNKIELFYITFLIISLLVISIPRLFTQYSIGIGNWDTYLYLENARSFASMGWGDVASISPVVPYILSLFFRIINSTPQEAIFNLSVLMYIVGTVSLYLIFRFKFNHMISYVGSIIYATFTLLYSWVAIGGNDITGVSLTLLTIYLILLAHEKNNKYYYIAMPIAAFAFLSRYTAGVMIFAIIFYLLINKISKNEFKTFIKGSVLGVLCVSPFLYHFYRILSTPFPFLGQFSGTVNNTKVLDAGYLPDTMYYIKHIPNYITSYIPHTGATFENVVNPMGNIPSVISYVFIILCIIGIFLIFYNSYKYVIKSNRRLLTGNNQINIIIALILTIICLISINSVSYIITTILTLSVLYIIKHILEDYDIWYLNYDLLMLSLLLVYIIFQSILSTKNDRYFITVLPFIAYFITNALYYIYNFIDFKIEIKNIKISTIISIVIVLFLLGNSLCYNNNIPEENHFNNIQQACKWFDDNCEFDNTTVIYSDNWPAVSWYLNVYCRRGVPDVTMENTTWTFTKNILKSNDEHEPASFYIDTNNENKMDYVGLSKIKSINDVQIYQNTYEKEYNIRSRGLLEYKDYYNMLFKEHMNESDYYD
- a CDS encoding DUF3096 domain-containing protein, whose amino-acid sequence is MVNIDSTQCLYVLCIIAGILILIYPALVAYIIGLFLIIYGVLQVIK
- a CDS encoding glycosyltransferase family 39 protein — encoded protein: MINNFNLKNKLLILLIIISSIYTAILVHIQSIIGVSYWDIFVYLQNSMLFAHINIGSQLSVPPVLSLLTSIPFRMGFISETTLFCVSGILFILLIVGIYLLFNEKFSPELSFIGSLFFSMLSLVVTWAVTGSNDIPSLTFSVWALYFTIKGLNKSFNYYYLAFTCFLMAFFTRFTEGFILIVMISYILMNKDKFKVQINKNDILKLFMFIVFLCAIIGGFYLYKQHTIPFLSQFMEVSSSSQVSSVNIGYDLNPYYYIEYIPQLLTSTNVSLLYDKTLTTIYNTPTLLSYVILVLMCGGVILSFKGVYKKENIHNFSFILAVILGIITIITYLHVSYIFTEILFTITLLLLYKSSLNKINQMDLLMILWMGIFIILHSYHPVKVDRYILPTFIPITYFMINGIKNITIKNKKTPLIILTILLVILIPINYSYINSITHPNPQSYEEKQAATWLEAYDNQLTNYNISSDRGVAFSWYLKKYTYTTIPRVLEQNNETLENKLKTINAKYYIDATSNTTSIDGYHIIYTNNKEKYGIKIYQKD